A stretch of DNA from Dehalobacterium formicoaceticum:
AAAAGCCGTCGGCGTTGAAAATATTGAAGAATTGAACAGCATGTCAAATATTATTATTTTAGACAACGAAAATGATTATGAAAAATATTTAATATCTGACGGTTATAGGGACATTATTATTTCTGCAATAAATGAGTGTGAAAATGATGAAGAATATTTTGCTAACTATATTCTCACTAAAAATCATACATCTATGGGTAGAGAACGTACTAATGATCCTATGTGTGGTACTTGTCAGCAACATATATATAAGGACGTTTTAAGGGATTTTGATGGTGAAGGTGGATTGGAACGTGCATTATATGATTGTTGTACCGGAAAAAAAGCGAAAGCGAAATATGCTACATATGTGGCTGAAAAAATAGTATCTCAGCAAGACGTTACCAAACGAATTCCATCGAAAATTAATACTCTTTTAAAAGAAATTGGGCGTCTTTTGAATTTAACAGAAAAGGAGGATTACAGAACTCATGAAGTTATCGAGTAAGCAAGAACAAATTGTTAAACATGTGGAAGGGGCTATTCTAGTCAAAGCAGGACCAGGAAGCGGAAAAACAAGAGTCCTCATAGAAAGGATTAAACATCTTCTTCTAACCAAAAAACGTTGTAAAATTTTAGCACTGACATTTAGTAACCTCGCTGCTGATGAAATGAAAAATAGACTTAAGGAAGATACTTTAATCAGTGATTTAGCTGAAAATGTTACCGTAGGCACTATCCATTCTTTTTGTTTAGATTTAGTGCAAAGCAGAGGCAACTTAATTGGCTTAGGAAAAGAACTGATGATTTTTGAAAGCAATTCAGATCAGCTTTCAATATTGCGAGATGTTTTCTCCAGCGATCCTCAACTAATGACAATATTAAAGTCAAAAGAAAAGCCTACCGCTTTTCTACAAAAATGCTTGTCTCTAATTTCTGAACAAAAAAAGAAATTCATTTCGCCAGAAATGTGTGAATTGAACGAACCATTTCCAGTAATCTATCGTGAATATAATGAACGTTTATTGAGCCAAAATGCTTTAGATTTTGATGACATACTGTTTTTTGCATACAAAATTCTTACAGAAAATCCTTCCGTTGTGAACTTATATACCTCGCTATATAAGTTTGTATGTGTAGACGAAGCACAGGATTTGAATTTTGCACAATATCAAGTTATCAAAGCACTCTGTGGAGATAAGTGCAAAAATATAATGCTTGTAGGAGACGAAAATCAGTCGATCTATGGGTTCAATGGGTCAGATAGCACTTTAATGTCTGAAAAGTTTGTTAAGGACTTCAAGCCCACTATTTACTTGTTGAATGAAAACTATAGATCTGCAAAAACGATTGTAAATTTTGCGAATAAATTAGGAAATTACGATAGCGTCTCCAATTATGTTTATTCAGGAGAATTAAAGGCATATTCTTTTTCGAATGAAAAAGATGAAGCTCAATTTGTATTAGATAGAATTAAGAAATTACTAGCCAGCGGTCATCCCGACATAGAAAATGGTTTAAGTTATGATTCTTTTTCAGTTATTGCACGAAACAAATATGTACTCTCACCTTTGGAAACTATTTTTTCAGAACTTAATATTCCATTTGTTTATAAAAAAAGCTCTAATGGGCTTGAGAACGAATCAGACTACATGAAAGTATTTGAATTAGGAATCAGAATATTGTTAAATCCGAAAGATATTGTTCATTTAAGAGAATTGTGCAAAATTACTGACCGAAAACCATCTGATGAAATTGTTTGTGATGATAATTCAATAGCAATCCTAACGCAAGCTATAGAAAATACGATATTCACTGACTTGCTCCCTTGTTTTCAATCGTTAAATAAAGAGGAAATGAATTTCTCTAAGGTTTTGCTGCAACTTAAAGAACAACTTCCTGCAAGCATGTCGGATGAAGAGAGGTATTTAATTATTAACGATATTGAGCAATGGGATAAGCATTGGAAAAAGTACTCTGGCCAAGTACAGCGTGAAAATAGGACACTACTCTCTTTTAGGAATTATATATCCCTTGGGAAAACCCAGGATACCTCTTCTTCCAAAGGAGTTTCCTTGCTGACCGCACATATGTCTAAGGGTTTACAATATGATGTGGTTTTTGTTATCGGAATGTCTGAAGGAACATTTCCAGACTATCGTGCAGTTAGCGCCGGTGGTTCAGAAATGGAACAAGAAAAAAACAACATGTACGTTGCCGTGACAAGAGCCAAACGTCTATGCTATCTTTCCTATCCTAGAAGCAAAAAAATGCCTTGGGGCGATAATAAATGGCAAACTCCGTCAAGATTCTTGAAAGATATTGATATTCTTGATTCATAGATTATGTGAGAGTTTCCATTTAACAACGAGGTGGTGGAATGATGTTTAACTTACCTGAGAAATATAAAGTCGGCAAAAAAGTTCCCATGAAGGATTTGATCCCAAAGGAATTTAAGCCAGATATAAAAAAGAAAATCAAAGAGAGTGTAAAAGGTGTCACCTTAAGCTATCAAATTATGGGGGAGGACATTCCCTCTTTGGTCAATGATGAATACAATTTTCAAGTGATTCAGTTTTATGACTTTGAGCTGACTGATATCAAAAAAGCTGTCTTCATTGCGAACCTGTATCAGGAGATTATCAAATCTGCCTGTGTACTCAGACTTCATAATGCCAGCAGCGAGGCATACTCCTTCGCACTAAAAAGGCTGAATCAAAATGACAACACACAGATTGTAGTTACAGATAAATTTGTTACGGCACTTTACCCCACCGCTCTTCCCAACTCTGACAAAAACACTTTGCTTAGAGAGCTTGCCTATGACAACATCAAAAATCATGACAACAAAGGAGCGTTTTATTTTGAAATATTCCTGCGAGCCTATATTTTAACAAACGACAAGGTGTATGCAGGTGCAAAATCCTTTTTATCCAAGCCTATATGGTACAGCATGAATAAATTAAAAGAGGTTTACCCCTTGCTCTGTAACCTTGCAAGCAATAAGGAAAAGGTGCAAAAGGCTGTATCGAACAGTGAAAAAATGAAGCTGAATCAAGAAATAAGACAAGCCATATCGGAATTAGACAAAATATAAACATGGAGGAAAAACAAATGGACTACCCAAAAGTACCGCAGGAGATTAATAACATTGTCGGGGATAATGTAAAGCTATTAGCACAGCTTTTCCCTTCCGCAGTAAAAGACGGACAAGTTGACCTTGAAGCCTTAAAAGAAGAGCTTGGTCAATTTGAAGAAGTAGACAAAGAAAAATACGAGCTTACTTGGGCTGGCAAACAAGACGCAAAGAAAAAGGCTCAAGAGGACGTTTATAATAGAACACTGAACTATATCGAATCAGACAGCAAGAACCCTGAAATTACAGAAAATCTTTATATTGAGGGCGATAACCTTGAAGTTTTGAAGCTGCTGCGCCAAAACTATTATGGGGCTATTAAAATGATTTACATAGATCCACCCTATAATACAGGGAACGACTTTGTGTATAACGATAATTTCGCCATGAGCAGTAAAGAAAGCGATATTGCAGAAGGTACTCGTGATGATGAAGGGAATCCGCTGCAACGAAATCAGCAATCCTCTAACCGCTATCACGCAAATTGGTTAAATATGATGTATCCACGATTGAAGATTGCAAAAGATTTGTTAAAAGATGATGGAGTCATATTTATTAGTATTGATGAAAATGAAATTAATGCACTGAAAACCATATTAGATGAAATATTTGGGGCCGGAAATTTTTTAACAACATTAAATATAAAATTGCGTCATGAAGATAGAATATTGAAGGGTGATAAAGATTTTCATGAAGTAGTTGAATATTGCCTAATTTATAAGAAAGGAACAGATTATACCCAAATTAAACGGGTAGCTGATAACACCTCAATAGAAGACTATATTTATGAAATAATTGAAATAAGTGAACCTGAAAAAATAATAAAATTAGGGAATAAAGACGTTGCTGTGTTTAATCCGAATCAATACCTTGCAAATAAAACAAATCCAAAGGAGACATCTTTAAAAAAAGTTAACATCCGTGGAACATTAAAAGATGGAAACAGTAGCGGTCGGTTTTACATGAATTACTTGGATAGCATAACCGATGATTTTGGTTATTTATATAAAGTTCCTGATATAGGTGATGATATTTTTGATTATAGATATTTTGTGAAACCATCATCTGAAAAGTTTTTGAATGGTTCTTACTTTCAAGGAGTACCAGTTAATAGAAGCGATACAAAAGAATTACCATATCCTAATTTTCTAGATATGGTGAACGAGTTCAACAATGTTGGGTATGAGGGAGATGTTGTTTTTAGAAATGGCAAAAAACCTATTTCCTTTTTATTGCATCTTATGAAATTAGCAGGTATTGAGAATGAGAAACAGTGTATTTGTCTTGATTTCTTTTCTGGCTCAGCATCATTTGGTGAAGCTATGATGAAATTTAACCAAGATGGTGGAAAAAGAAAATTTATCTGTGTACAAATACCAGAAAATCTTGACAAATCCCTTGACCTAGCTGATAACAACACGAAACCATCAATTAGTGCGTCAATTACTTTTCTTGATTCAATAAAAAAACCGCATATTCTTACCGAAATCGGTAAAGAACGCCTACGCCGCTCTGGTGAAAAGATTAAACAAGAAATCGAAGCCGCCAACGCAATGCTGAAAATTGGGGAAGAGCCAACTCAAGTGCCTGATATTGGCTTTAAGGTGTTCCGCACAGCCGATACCAATATCAAGTGGAACTTGTATAATTCTTTAGGGCAGCTTGATACCAGTGCAATGACCCATACCCCTGACCTTGCGGACTTCACCATGGGCTTTAATGACATTGATGTTGTGTATGAAGTCATGCTCCGTCAAAAAGATGTGCCGCTCTCTTCCACTCTGGAGACACTGACCGACATCGGCAGCAGAACCTATTTGTACGGCAGTGCGTATTTAGTATGCCTTGAAACTGAGATTACTGAAGAACTCATAGATAAACTGGCTACTCTTGATCCACTGCCGATTAAATTTGTCTTTAGAGATTCTGCTTTCAAAGACGATATCAATCTGAAGGACGAAACCTTCAGGAGACTGAAAAATCTCATTGAAAGAAATTCCGGGCTTGAGAAAAAAAGCTATACCGTAGAATTTATATAAGGAGGAAGCAGCCGTGGCAAAAAGAATTGCGTTTCAATTCGACGATGAATTGGACTATCAGCTAAAAGCAATCCACTCCACCGTGGACTTGTTTAAGGGACTTCCTCGTCAAACAGATGGAATATACAGACCAAACCGCTCCAAGAAGGTTGGCGAAGGTGACCCCGTAAGAAACCAGAGTATTGTGGCAGGCAGCAGGCTGTTGCAAAACTTGAGACAGGTGCAGCTTGAAAATAAGCTGTTTGCAGATAACGTCCTTGAAAACAACAATTTTACTGTAGAGATGGAAACCGGCACAGGTAAAACCTATGTGTACCTGCGTACCATTTTAGAGCTTTACAAGGAATATGATTTTAAAAAGTTTATGATTGTTGTGCCAAGCATCGCCATCCGTAAAGGTGTGGAAAAGTCCATCGACCAGTTAAGAGACCACTTCAAAAGGCTCTATGATGTGGATTTGTCCAAGCACAGCTTTATTTATGACAGCAACAACCCCAAAAAAGTTAGCTCAAGCCTTGTTGAAACCAATGATTTGAGCATTTGCGTCCTCAACATTCAAGCCTTTAACAAGGATAACAATAAAATTCGCAGCGAAGATGAATACGGTCAGATTTTGTGGGAGGATATTAAATACATCAAACCCATTGTAATCATTGACGAGCCACAAAAAATTGAAGGACAGAAAGGAAAAAAATCCAAGTCATTGCAAGCCATTGACGATATTGAGCCTTTGTTTGTGCTCCGCTACTCGGCTACCCATAAACAGCTATACAATCAGATTTACAAGCTGGACTCCTATGCCGCTTATAAGAATGATTTGGTTAAGAAAATTACAGTCAAGACGGTAAACGGCGTTATAGAGCGTGATTACCCTTATATTCGCTATGTTGCCTTCACAAAGGACTTAAAGGCAAGGATTGAGATGTTCTCCCAGAAGCAAGGTGATTCCATTCGTTTTAAAACCTTTGAAGTTTCGGCAGGGGCTTCTCTGGAGGATTTATCCGGCGGTCTGGTGCAATATCGAAATATGCGTGTAGCAGAAGAACCCCATAAGCTCAAGCCCTTAAAAATAGCCACCACTGATGGCTCGATAACCCTTGAACTGGGAGAAAGCAACAACGGTCTTGAGGATAATGAGGCTACCCGCATTCAGATTAGGCTTGCCATCAGAAATCACTTTGAAAAGCAGTTTGCAATTTTAAAGAGTGGGAAAAAGATGAAAGCCTTGACCCTATGTCTATGGTAATCTAATAGTAGGCCACCGTAGTCATTGAAAAACCGGCCACAATAGATTAACCTACTTGAGAGGAAATTCAACAGGTAGGGGCTGGGAGAGATGATCACAATGAACATCAAGCAACAAATTTTAATGATGCATATTCATGAAGGGAAATCGCGCCGGGAAATTGCGAAAATAACAGGGATCAATCGGGACACCGTAGGAAAGTACATTGGACAATATGAGGAAGGGAGACAGCAATTATTGTCGAGCGGGTCGGCAGATATCCAGGCACTAGTCGACACCCTCACTTCTGCCCCCAAGTATACTGTGGGCATTCGACCCAAAAGAAAAATGACTGACGAGGTTGTGAACAGGATCCAGTTCTATCTTGACGAGAATGAAACTAAGCGAAATCAGGGGCGGCACAAGCAGCAAAAAAAAGCCATTGATATCTTTGAAGCACTGGAAGCCGAGGGTACTCAACTAAGTTACAGTACCGTTCTTCGAACCATTAGAAGCTTGGAACGGAAACCAAAGGAAGCGTTTATTAAGGCTCTGTATGAACTTGGAGACATTTGCGAATTTGATTGGGGTGAGGTTAAACTAAAAATTAATGGAAAATTTCAAGTTTTTCAGATGGCCGTATTCACAACGGCTTACGGGAACTATCGCTTTGCTTATCTGTTCACCAAACAAACAACAGAGTGTTTTCAGGAAGCACACGCCCTGTTTTTCCAGCATATCGGCCAAGTGTATCGTACCATGGTGTACGATAACATGAAAGTCGCGGTGAAAAGGTTTATTGGAACGGAGAAGGAGCCGACGCAAGGATTGCTTCAATTGTCGCTCTACTATGGTTTTCAGTATCGGTTTTGCAATATTCGCAAGGGCAACGAAAAAGGTCATGTGGAGCGAAGCGTCGAGGTCGTTCGCCGAAAAGCCTTCGCTTTTCGGGACGAATTTGAATCCCTGGAGGAGGCAAATCAATATTTGCAGGATGTGTGCACTAAGCGTAATCGTAAGTCCCATGATGAGTACAACGGCCAGACGGCGGAGGAACGATTGGAAGAAGAGCGCCCCGCATTGCTGCCCACCCTTCCACCATTTGATGCAGCTCGCGTGATTTATGGACGGGTGAACAAATATTCCACCATCATCGTTGATCAGAATCGTTACTCAGTACCGGATCATTTGGTAGGTGAATCGATCATGATTAAAGCATATGCGACCCGGGTGCGATGCTTCCATCAGGAATCCTTGGTAGCGGAGCATGTGCGATTAACCGGCAACCACGAGTGGCGGCTTGATCTGAATCATTATTTGGATACGCTAAGGAAAAAACCTGGTGCATTTGCCGGTAGTGCGGCATGGCAGCAGGCTCCTAAAAGGATAAAAGAAATATACGAAACATATTATACCAAACAAGACAAGGAATTTATACAGCTATTGCAATATATTCGAGACGATGTCCCATTTGCGGAAGTCGAGCAAGCTATTCGGGAGCTGGAGAAAATTCATCCGGCTCAAGTGACTACGGATAAAATTAAAGTGCTTTGTGCTAGGAATCGTGACGCGATGCCTGTTGTTCAACCAAATCTCTCGAAAACGGGAAAAGAGATTGTAGAGCGGTCAGCACAGCAGCTTCGCATGTACGATGACATGTTTGATACCCATACACCAAAAGCAAAGGAGGACGTTGCATGAGTAACGCGCCGCGCAAGGCGTTTAAGGAAGCGATATTGGAATATAGCAAAGAACTGAGACTCCCTATGATTCGTAAGCATTTGGATGAGCAAGTTCGGGAGTCAACGCAGCAGGATGCCAGTTATGAAGCATTTCTGGCGCAGTTACTGGAGAAGGAATGTGATGCTCGTCGGGAAGCCTCGCGGCATAATCGCATTCGTCTGGCTGAATTTACACATAAAAAGTACCTTGAAGATTTGGTCATCGCGGATTTGCCAGATGATGCCCAAAAGAAGTTAAAGCAGCTGAAAACATTAGAGTTTATTCAGGAGGGGCGCAACATTATTCTGGCGGGGAACCCGGGAACAGGCAAGACGCATGTGAGTATTGGGCTAGGCTTAAAGGCCTGCCTGGAGGGATATAAAGTATGGTTTACAACTGTTCCCCTCCTCATTAACCGGATTAAAGAATGCCGAGCAGAGCAAACTCTTCGAGCCTTCCAGAACCGCTTTGAAAAATATGATTTGGTTATTGCCGATGAAATGGGTTATATATCTTTTGATAAGGAAGGATCTGAATTATTGTTTACCCATTTGTCGCTGAGGGCTGGTCGCAAATCGACAATCATCACAACCAACTTATCCTTCGAACGATGGGGTGAAATTTTTCAGGATCCCGTGATGACGGCGGCCATGATTGACCGGTTGACGCATCAGTCATACATCGTCAACATGAATGGAAACTCGTACCGCATGAAAGAAACGAAGGAGTGGTTACAACAACAGCAACTGGCATGAAGAAAAAAACAATAACCCTGTATAAAGGTTTATCATGTTTTTGATAAACATTTATACAGGATGTAACAAGCGATAGCGCGTTAGCATTCATCGTGAAACAATGCTCTTTGAAAACTAAATATGCTTATGAAACGACTAAATTTTTTTTTCTTAGTGGCCGAAAATTAAATGACTATATGGCCTAATTTTAAGTTGACAAATACAACCCTATTCTTTGTGGATGCAGTTAGCAAAGTTCGAGATAATACCCGACCTGATGGACGTGGAGAATATCTGCGTATTTTTGATGAAGAGTATCAAAGTGCAATAAAAGGCTACGAAAAACAGCTTGCAAAATATAAAGAGTATTTCCCCGAGCATCAAGATATTTTAAAGGTGCGTGAAGGCTATTTTGCCATCGATAAAAAGAACAATGAAGTCGAAATTGAAGATTGGGACGACAGCAAAAGCGAGTTAGACGTTAAGGCGAAATCCCAGGAGGATATTGATCGTGGTATCAGCTTGATTCTTGAAAGAAAAGACGAGCTTATTTCCTTTGAAGAGCCACTGAGCTTCATATTCTCCCATTCGGCACTTCGTGAAGGCTGGGATAATCCAAATGTGTTTACCCTTTGCACGCTGAAAAATGGAAGCTCCGATATCGCAAAGAAACAGGAAATCGGGCGTGGTTTAAGACTTCCTGTTGATATTACAGGCAACCGCTGCTTGGATTCCGAAGTCAATGAGCTGACGGTTATTGCAAACGACAGCTATGAGAATTTTTCACGGGTGCTGCAAGAGGACTTCAATCAAAACATGAATTTCAACAAGAATGAAGTAACTGCCGATATCCTGACTGTTACCCTTGAAAAAGCAGGTGTTCCGAAAGAAAAAATCACTGCCGAACTGGTTGACACCTTTAAGCAGGAGCTAATGCGTAAAGGCATCTTTGATAGCAATAATATTCTCGGCAAAAACGTGGAGCAAACATCCAAGCTCCTTGAAGGCCTTGTTTTTGAAAATGAGATACTAAATGAGCACGCTCTATTGCTTAAGGAGAATTTTGCAGAGTACATGGTGCAGAAAGGCTCTCAGCGCATTGAAATTAAAAATGGTGATAACGAACCCTATGTGAATACAATCCGTGCTTTTGTATCCCAAGAGGAGTTTCAGCAAATCTACTTTGGGCTTAGCAGAAATCTGACAAAGCGCACTCTTTATAAGTGCAATGTAGATAAGGACAAGTTTGTTTCCGGCTGCATTGAGGAAATAAACACCTACCTGCAATACTTTAAGGTCAATAAGGCGGTCAATATCGCAACCGGCAAGGCTGGCTTTAACGATGCCCAAATGTTTGAAATGGTAAAATCAGGCGATAAGACTTTTGATATTGATGTGGGCATGAAGGTTATTCCGAAAAGCGATTTTGAGGTCGTTAACTATATCATGCACCACACCATGCTGCCCCGCCTTGCCATTTTTAACATGCTGGCTGGAATTGAAAAAAGGGACGCACTAAACTTCCAAGACATTCTCGACAGAGTGACACAAAAGATCTTGGTGCGATTAAATGATGCCAAAGCAGCAAATATAACTTCCTACGAAGTCATTGATGGCTATGAGCTGGACGAAGGGCAGATTTTCGCTACAGACACCATTAGCGAAGAAGATTTTAACGATGAATGGCGTATTTTCAAGTCAAACCCACATAGAAAAAACGCCTTAAATGAATACTACAAAATGGATAGCAAGGGCGAAAAGGAATTTGCAGAAAAACTTGAAGCAAATGACAATGTTATCTTATTCACCAAACTTAAAAAAGGCGGTTTCGTAATAGACACCCCTTACGGAAACTACTCCCCCGACTGGGCGGTTGTATGTAGAAAAGATGGACTTGAAGCAGGTGCTGTAGGAATTTACTTCATCGTAGAAACAAAAGCCGGAAAACTTGAAAAAGACTTAACTGATGTGGAAGTAAACAAAATACGCTGCGGCGAATTACACTTCAAGGCTGTATCTGAATTGGTTAAATTCAATTGGGTTAATAGCTATGAGGATTTTAAAACAAAGTTCGGTGTAAAAGAAAGTATGTAAGATAATCTGCCTGTTTGATCATATAAGGAGCTGTCACTTATGGTATGTTTGAGAGCAATGAGCTATTTCACTTGTAAACTTCATACCAAGGGCTCTGAACGGAGCTTACTCAAGTAACATATATAGCCGAATTACGTCCTGCCATAGAAAACGTCATATTTTAAAAAATAAAGACACCGTAACTCATAGGAGGGTTATGGTGTCTTTTCGTCTTAAACTCGAAACAAGCTTTCTTGTTGTGTTTAATGCATCGAACCATTCTGGCTCGGTGCGTTTTTTTATTCTAAAGATTTATCGGTTTTTTAGATTAAAATCCGGGCGTTCTCCACCGTCTGTCCTTTCAATCAGATTTTAAAAAATTGAAAGGATGGTCAAATATGAAAACCATAAACCTAAAGGATATTTACCCTTATTACTTTACAGAAGATAAATGGATTGACGTGCCGGACGAGCTGGCACAGATATTTGCAGATTATATCAAAGCAGAGGAAACCTATGAACGAACAAAACGCCGTTATAAAGCTACATACTCCCTTGACCGTGGGGATGGTATCGAACGGGATATTCTCTTCGTCTCCCTCTCTCCCCATGAGCTTTACGAGCGCAAACTTACCCAAGAGCAGCTCCATGCAGCAATAGCCTCATTGCCCGACAAGCAAGCAAAACGGATCTATGCCCACTTCTTCTTAGGCATGAGCAAAACTGCCA
This window harbors:
- a CDS encoding ATP-dependent helicase, which translates into the protein MKLSSKQEQIVKHVEGAILVKAGPGSGKTRVLIERIKHLLLTKKRCKILALTFSNLAADEMKNRLKEDTLISDLAENVTVGTIHSFCLDLVQSRGNLIGLGKELMIFESNSDQLSILRDVFSSDPQLMTILKSKEKPTAFLQKCLSLISEQKKKFISPEMCELNEPFPVIYREYNERLLSQNALDFDDILFFAYKILTENPSVVNLYTSLYKFVCVDEAQDLNFAQYQVIKALCGDKCKNIMLVGDENQSIYGFNGSDSTLMSEKFVKDFKPTIYLLNENYRSAKTIVNFANKLGNYDSVSNYVYSGELKAYSFSNEKDEAQFVLDRIKKLLASGHPDIENGLSYDSFSVIARNKYVLSPLETIFSELNIPFVYKKSSNGLENESDYMKVFELGIRILLNPKDIVHLRELCKITDRKPSDEIVCDDNSIAILTQAIENTIFTDLLPCFQSLNKEEMNFSKVLLQLKEQLPASMSDEERYLIINDIEQWDKHWKKYSGQVQRENRTLLSFRNYISLGKTQDTSSSKGVSLLTAHMSKGLQYDVVFVIGMSEGTFPDYRAVSAGGSEMEQEKNNMYVAVTRAKRLCYLSYPRSKKMPWGDNKWQTPSRFLKDIDILDS
- a CDS encoding DUF4391 domain-containing protein, producing MMFNLPEKYKVGKKVPMKDLIPKEFKPDIKKKIKESVKGVTLSYQIMGEDIPSLVNDEYNFQVIQFYDFELTDIKKAVFIANLYQEIIKSACVLRLHNASSEAYSFALKRLNQNDNTQIVVTDKFVTALYPTALPNSDKNTLLRELAYDNIKNHDNKGAFYFEIFLRAYILTNDKVYAGAKSFLSKPIWYSMNKLKEVYPLLCNLASNKEKVQKAVSNSEKMKLNQEIRQAISELDKI
- a CDS encoding site-specific DNA-methyltransferase, which gives rise to MDYPKVPQEINNIVGDNVKLLAQLFPSAVKDGQVDLEALKEELGQFEEVDKEKYELTWAGKQDAKKKAQEDVYNRTLNYIESDSKNPEITENLYIEGDNLEVLKLLRQNYYGAIKMIYIDPPYNTGNDFVYNDNFAMSSKESDIAEGTRDDEGNPLQRNQQSSNRYHANWLNMMYPRLKIAKDLLKDDGVIFISIDENEINALKTILDEIFGAGNFLTTLNIKLRHEDRILKGDKDFHEVVEYCLIYKKGTDYTQIKRVADNTSIEDYIYEIIEISEPEKIIKLGNKDVAVFNPNQYLANKTNPKETSLKKVNIRGTLKDGNSSGRFYMNYLDSITDDFGYLYKVPDIGDDIFDYRYFVKPSSEKFLNGSYFQGVPVNRSDTKELPYPNFLDMVNEFNNVGYEGDVVFRNGKKPISFLLHLMKLAGIENEKQCICLDFFSGSASFGEAMMKFNQDGGKRKFICVQIPENLDKSLDLADNNTKPSISASITFLDSIKKPHILTEIGKERLRRSGEKIKQEIEAANAMLKIGEEPTQVPDIGFKVFRTADTNIKWNLYNSLGQLDTSAMTHTPDLADFTMGFNDIDVVYEVMLRQKDVPLSSTLETLTDIGSRTYLYGSAYLVCLETEITEELIDKLATLDPLPIKFVFRDSAFKDDINLKDETFRRLKNLIERNSGLEKKSYTVEFI
- a CDS encoding DEAD/DEAH box helicase family protein, producing MAKRIAFQFDDELDYQLKAIHSTVDLFKGLPRQTDGIYRPNRSKKVGEGDPVRNQSIVAGSRLLQNLRQVQLENKLFADNVLENNNFTVEMETGTGKTYVYLRTILELYKEYDFKKFMIVVPSIAIRKGVEKSIDQLRDHFKRLYDVDLSKHSFIYDSNNPKKVSSSLVETNDLSICVLNIQAFNKDNNKIRSEDEYGQILWEDIKYIKPIVIIDEPQKIEGQKGKKSKSLQAIDDIEPLFVLRYSATHKQLYNQIYKLDSYAAYKNDLVKKITVKTVNGVIERDYPYIRYVAFTKDLKARIEMFSQKQGDSIRFKTFEVSAGASLEDLSGGLVQYRNMRVAEEPHKLKPLKIATTDGSITLELGESNNGLEDNEATRIQIRLAIRNHFEKQFAILKSGKKMKALTLCLW
- the istA gene encoding IS21 family transposase, whose product is MITMNIKQQILMMHIHEGKSRREIAKITGINRDTVGKYIGQYEEGRQQLLSSGSADIQALVDTLTSAPKYTVGIRPKRKMTDEVVNRIQFYLDENETKRNQGRHKQQKKAIDIFEALEAEGTQLSYSTVLRTIRSLERKPKEAFIKALYELGDICEFDWGEVKLKINGKFQVFQMAVFTTAYGNYRFAYLFTKQTTECFQEAHALFFQHIGQVYRTMVYDNMKVAVKRFIGTEKEPTQGLLQLSLYYGFQYRFCNIRKGNEKGHVERSVEVVRRKAFAFRDEFESLEEANQYLQDVCTKRNRKSHDEYNGQTAEERLEEERPALLPTLPPFDAARVIYGRVNKYSTIIVDQNRYSVPDHLVGESIMIKAYATRVRCFHQESLVAEHVRLTGNHEWRLDLNHYLDTLRKKPGAFAGSAAWQQAPKRIKEIYETYYTKQDKEFIQLLQYIRDDVPFAEVEQAIRELEKIHPAQVTTDKIKVLCARNRDAMPVVQPNLSKTGKEIVERSAQQLRMYDDMFDTHTPKAKEDVA
- the istB gene encoding IS21-like element helper ATPase IstB; translation: MSNAPRKAFKEAILEYSKELRLPMIRKHLDEQVRESTQQDASYEAFLAQLLEKECDARREASRHNRIRLAEFTHKKYLEDLVIADLPDDAQKKLKQLKTLEFIQEGRNIILAGNPGTGKTHVSIGLGLKACLEGYKVWFTTVPLLINRIKECRAEQTLRAFQNRFEKYDLVIADEMGYISFDKEGSELLFTHLSLRAGRKSTIITTNLSFERWGEIFQDPVMTAAMIDRLTHQSYIVNMNGNSYRMKETKEWLQQQQLA
- a CDS encoding sigma factor-like helix-turn-helix DNA-binding protein — translated: MKTINLKDIYPYYFTEDKWIDVPDELAQIFADYIKAEETYERTKRRYKATYSLDRGDGIERDILFVSLSPHELYERKLTQEQLHAAIASLPDKQAKRIYAHFFLGMSKTAIARSEGVSKVSVSESIERGLCSIEKFLKKFL